GAGTTTGCTAAGATTCTTTCCGCTTCCTCACGACTTAGGCCCCCTCCTCTCTGTCTTAGCTCCCCCTGAAGAAGAGTGATGCCAAGAATATGCCTTTGATGAACTAAATCGGCAGCGAATCTCCTATTTGCTTCGAAAGACCTTTCTCCTTGCGGGATATGGGTAAATACATATCCAGGGAGAGCATCTAACTCAAATCGGATCAAAACACCCTCTTCTGGGAGAGCAGATGCATGAATCCCCTCTCTAGCCAGGGTAGCTAAAGTTACTCCTGGAGACAAAATACTTTGAATCTTAGAATCTATGACCTGCTGCTGAACTTCGGTAAACCTAGGAAGGATTAGAAACTCTCTCATAATGCGCGTTTGAGCCTGTGGTGTGTCAGGATCTATGCGGATGCGGGAAACGGGGACTTGTAGGTCTTCTTGAGGGAGAACGACTTCTTCAACCCGAGGAGCCTCCACTGGAGGGAAAGCTTCCATTTGAAGAGTAGGAGGGAGCTCCGCTGCAGAAAACTCAGGGTATTTCGATAATAAACAAAATCTAAGGATCAGCTTAACAGCTAAAAGTACAATTAAAGGAAGTATTAAAAGAGCTAGGAAAATTTTTAAACATTTCTGCGCTCCGGAAACAGGAAAATGAACTCTCTCGTAGACCGCTCTGGCTTGGATATCCAACCCTACTTCCACACCTTGACCATCAAACGTTAGCAGCCTATCTACGCATGTAACTGCCCTCTCCAAACTGGTCGACCTACCCGACTCCGATTTCCATTGAATATACTCCTGAGAAAAACTAACGGGGGTACAAAAACTAATAGCCATATTACCACTGAAAAAATAATTATAAATAAATAATGCCGAAACATTTTAACAAAAATTATAATTTTTTTAAACAACAACATTAAAACAACTAGCTTTAAATAAAGCATTTACAAAAAACTAACAATAAAATAAGTGCTTTAAAGATATGATGGCATGTCTCTTGAACCGTTAAAAGGGTCGACTGCGGCATTTGTAACTATAACTCGAAGATTTGTATTTCGAACTAGTACATGATTCGGTTAGTCAGGGGGCACTAAGAATGGGTAACTAGAGGGCTTTGCTCTTAAATATCGTTAAAGACTACTTGAAGACTGGCTAAATAGAACTTGTTTCGACAGGTTCTCCTTAGAAAACATACCCACACCTGTGTCTTGAAAGGCTAACAAATACTGTAATATTCTGCCTAAAAGTTCTACCTTGGTCTCTATGTCTATGAACGCGGAAACTATGGCCTCGGTATTTAGCTGAATTAATTCTCTAACAGTTATGGGAGCAGCGTTTGCTGGCTCTACGGGAATAAAAATATTTTCATCTATGGGGAAACCTGCAAGCAGCAGCATGGTATTTGCCAAAGACAATCCCCCCATTTGTGGATTATCGGAACTGAGAGCTATACGGATTTTATGCTGCCTAAACAAAGAGAAGAAAGGATGATCATCAACACGATCGATCATGGTTTTGCTTATCTTGGATTCCCCTGAGTATTGGTGCACTGAAGCCCCTAATATCAAATTAATAATTGGGGCCATGACCAGAGTGACATCTTTTTCTAGAATTTCGCAAATAGTAGGGAGATGTTCTATTGCTTGAAAACCATGAGCTATTCTTTGAACGGGTAAATTCTTCAAGGTTCTGTTTAGATACAAAAAACCAGTTCCTTCACCGGCATGAGCCTCACAGCCAAAACCATTTTCATAAGCAAGATGATAACCAGAAATTAGGTTTTCAGGGGCAGCTTCTGGACAATTTTCAGAACCTGCGGACTGTAAACCTACAAACAGATTTGGGAAATGCCTACTGGCTTCATTTAACCAAAGAGTCGCATCTTTTGATCTTTGTTGGGTAGTTTTTTGAAGATTAGAAGCCCCGGTTTTATTAAAACAATTTAAGAATTTAAGAACTACACCTTGGCTCAGGAAAAATTCGGAAGCTCTGAAAAGAACATCGTATAAACGTAACCGTGCTTCTTGCTGCTCTAAATGGGGATACAAAGCATAGGCCATACGAATGTTTTGCTGAACTTCGGTGTAAATAATATTATCATGCTTACATTGTTCCAGGTATTTTTGCAAAACCAGCCATAAATCACTTTCGTTTTGAATTCCTCCTGGAGGGTATCTATGTCCCTGTACTGTGGCCATAATACGGTCAAAACCAGAAAAATCGCGATTTATAATGGCATATTTTAAAGAAGACGCATCAGGATCTTGATCATAACGGATACCTTCAAAATTTTGAAAAATTTCAGAGTAATATCTATGAGGATTTTTATCAGCAAGAGGCTTAGCTTCCCACTGTGTTTTTTCCCATTTTATAAGGCCATTTCTTACTCCTAATTCCCAAGCGGTAGTTGGAGAAATAGTACCAGGTAGATGAACGTGAATATCGGCCTTAGGAAGATCTCTAATAAAATTACGAGAACAACGCATATTATCAAATGTCGAAGATAATCGCGTTAATTGCTTAATAAGAGACTGCAACCGATTGTCAATCATGACTCACTTATAATTACGTATTTCACCCTACTCCCATTCGATAGTAGCCGGAGGTTTATCAGAGATATCATAAACAACCCTACTGACCTCAGGAACTTCGTTAATTATGCGTGCAGAACAGTGATTAAGAAACTCTCTGGATAAAGGCGACCAACATGCCGTCATAAAATCAGTAGACTCTACAGCTCGCAAAGCAATTGTATACCCGTAATGGCGACAATCTCCCTTTACGGCTACAGATTTAACAGGAAGAAATAAGGCAAATGCCTGACTTACTTTATGATATAAATTTGCCTTATGTAATTCTTCGATAAAAATGCTGTCAGCATTTTTGACTATCTCTACGTACTCTCTACGTATTTCTCCAAGAACTCTTACGCCTAGACCAGGACCAGGAAATGGATGTCGGGAAATAAAGCTTTCAGGCAATCCCAGAGCTCGTCCTAATCCCCTAACTTCATCTTTGAAAAGAA
This window of the Chlamydia sp. BM-2023 genome carries:
- a CDS encoding adenosine deaminase, whose product is MIDNRLQSLIKQLTRLSSTFDNMRCSRNFIRDLPKADIHVHLPGTISPTTAWELGVRNGLIKWEKTQWEAKPLADKNPHRYYSEIFQNFEGIRYDQDPDASSLKYAIINRDFSGFDRIMATVQGHRYPPGGIQNESDLWLVLQKYLEQCKHDNIIYTEVQQNIRMAYALYPHLEQQEARLRLYDVLFRASEFFLSQGVVLKFLNCFNKTGASNLQKTTQQRSKDATLWLNEASRHFPNLFVGLQSAGSENCPEAAPENLISGYHLAYENGFGCEAHAGEGTGFLYLNRTLKNLPVQRIAHGFQAIEHLPTICEILEKDVTLVMAPIINLILGASVHQYSGESKISKTMIDRVDDHPFFSLFRQHKIRIALSSDNPQMGGLSLANTMLLLAGFPIDENIFIPVEPANAAPITVRELIQLNTEAIVSAFIDIETKVELLGRILQYLLAFQDTGVGMFSKENLSKQVLFSQSSSSL